A single genomic interval of Picosynechococcus sp. PCC 7003 harbors:
- a CDS encoding SDR family NAD(P)-dependent oxidoreductase, with translation MEALVIGASRGIGLEFVRQYLASDIYQRVYGTYRQPSADLLTLQTRYPGRLQLIHVDVTQEAQITAAIATLKAQTSRLDEVIYCVGLLHHQTLQPEKSLRHIQSENLLTYFQVNAVGAVLWAKHLLPFLRHPEPAIFAAISAKVGSIEDNHLGGWYGYRASKAALNMFLKNIAIEWSRVAPNIIVAALHPGTTDTDLSEPFQKNVPPEKLFSPTRTVSQLRQVMANLHPQDTGKFFNWDGESLPW, from the coding sequence ATGGAAGCCCTCGTCATTGGTGCCAGTCGCGGTATTGGCCTAGAATTTGTTCGACAATACCTTGCCTCAGATATTTATCAGCGGGTCTATGGCACCTATCGCCAGCCCTCCGCCGATCTCCTAACGCTACAGACTCGCTACCCTGGGCGACTCCAATTAATCCATGTGGATGTGACCCAAGAAGCACAAATTACAGCGGCGATCGCCACCCTCAAAGCCCAAACATCTCGCCTTGATGAAGTTATTTATTGCGTCGGCCTTCTTCATCACCAAACCCTCCAACCCGAAAAAAGTCTCCGCCATATTCAATCGGAAAATTTACTAACTTACTTCCAAGTCAATGCTGTTGGCGCTGTTCTCTGGGCAAAACACCTCTTACCCTTTCTTCGCCATCCAGAACCCGCAATTTTTGCAGCCATTTCCGCTAAAGTCGGCAGCATCGAAGACAATCACCTGGGGGGATGGTACGGCTACCGTGCCTCGAAGGCCGCTTTGAACATGTTTTTGAAAAATATCGCCATTGAATGGAGCCGCGTTGCCCCCAATATTATTGTGGCGGCTCTGCATCCAGGGACGACAGATACCGACCTCTCCGAGCCTTTCCAGAAAAATGTCCCCCCCGAAAAGCTATTTTCACCCACGCGGACAGTGAGTCAACTGCGCCAAGTCATGGCTAATTTGCACCCCCAGGATACGGGCAAATTTTTTAACTGGGATGGTGAATCTTTGCCCTGGTAG
- a CDS encoding DUF3146 family protein: MPETPAHVRILQQSWQQGKIIGEVQAGSYQWEFQWHFRQGKLRVHPTLGRALIYEPLGRFLEQSDYRLEPGGDYQFTLRSRL, translated from the coding sequence GTGCCTGAGACTCCGGCCCATGTGCGAATTTTGCAACAGTCCTGGCAGCAGGGCAAAATCATTGGCGAAGTGCAAGCGGGTTCCTATCAATGGGAATTTCAGTGGCATTTCCGCCAGGGAAAATTGCGGGTACATCCGACCCTCGGCCGCGCCTTAATCTACGAACCTCTAGGCCGATTTTTGGAGCAGAGTGATTATCGCCTCGAACCGGGTGGCGATTATCAGTTCACTCTACGATCGCGGCTATGA
- a CDS encoding cyclic nucleotide-binding domain-containing protein, with translation MQKVLFLFGELNDDDIDWLITAGKIAKIPPQTVLIQENQPLENFYILLDGSVSVSIDLMGVTKEIAVLQSGEVFGELSFIDHQLPSASVKTCGECLLLAVSQEEISNRLSQDVGFSARFNRAIATFLASRLRNTVRHLGEDKDFVFNQSRANEAVPSVIQENFSVATTRFDWLLRRVQSQTAPENPV, from the coding sequence ATGCAGAAAGTATTATTTCTGTTCGGAGAATTAAATGATGATGATATTGACTGGCTCATCACTGCCGGTAAAATTGCCAAAATTCCGCCGCAAACAGTTTTAATCCAGGAAAACCAACCCCTGGAAAATTTTTATATTCTCCTCGATGGCTCGGTATCGGTTTCCATTGACCTGATGGGAGTAACAAAGGAGATTGCGGTGCTCCAGAGTGGGGAAGTTTTTGGGGAACTATCTTTCATTGATCATCAGTTACCCAGTGCCAGTGTTAAAACCTGCGGGGAATGCTTGTTACTGGCCGTGTCCCAAGAAGAAATTTCTAACCGCCTGAGTCAGGATGTTGGCTTTTCGGCGCGGTTTAATCGGGCGATCGCCACCTTTTTAGCCAGCCGCCTCCGAAATACGGTGCGTCACCTCGGCGAAGATAAAGATTTCGTGTTTAACCAAAGTCGGGCGAACGAAGCTGTCCCCAGTGTGATTCAGGAAAATTTCAGCGTGGCCACCACCCGCTTCGATTGGTTACTGCGCCGGGTGCAATCCCAAACGGCCCCGGAAAATCCTGTTTAG
- a CDS encoding aminotransferase class IV, whose amino-acid sequence MGYWYAGAWYEGTELTLPVSDPSFLFGATLFTTLRVYQNSLTDPRSLWSRHGDRLRHSIKTLQWPEPDWERVNQGAQKVAAVAPVVRVTILHDGRELILGRSLPEHLAQQQQQGIQGWLAQDPYFQRPQADFKTGNYLSAWQARQRAIALGAGEAILPDPSGHWLETATGNLWGFRQGIWYTPPLGGILPGVMRSHLLEQLQNQQIPAREVPWDVDLIQTFEAIAYSNSVVGLIPFQAIQGVPFALNPLQIDHSALRHLQHLSGQLAM is encoded by the coding sequence ATGGGCTATTGGTACGCGGGGGCTTGGTACGAGGGGACAGAACTAACTCTGCCGGTTAGTGATCCGAGTTTTCTATTTGGGGCGACCCTCTTTACGACTCTCCGGGTTTACCAGAACTCCCTAACTGATCCCCGCAGTTTGTGGTCTCGCCATGGCGATCGCCTCCGCCACAGCATCAAAACGTTGCAATGGCCAGAACCCGATTGGGAAAGGGTTAACCAGGGCGCCCAAAAAGTAGCCGCCGTTGCCCCTGTGGTGCGGGTGACAATCCTCCATGATGGCCGTGAACTGATCCTCGGTCGCTCACTGCCAGAACATTTAGCCCAACAACAGCAGCAGGGGATCCAGGGTTGGCTGGCCCAAGACCCTTATTTCCAGAGACCCCAGGCTGATTTTAAAACGGGGAATTACCTCAGCGCCTGGCAGGCCCGTCAACGGGCGATCGCCTTGGGTGCCGGAGAAGCAATTTTGCCAGATCCCAGCGGCCACTGGCTCGAAACCGCCACCGGAAATTTGTGGGGTTTCAGACAGGGCATTTGGTACACGCCGCCCCTGGGGGGAATTTTGCCTGGTGTAATGCGATCGCACCTCCTGGAGCAACTGCAAAATCAGCAAATCCCTGCTCGAGAAGTTCCCTGGGACGTTGATCTGATCCAAACCTTTGAGGCGATCGCCTATAGCAACAGTGTCGTGGGACTGATTCCATTCCAAGCGATTCAGGGGGTTCCCTTCGCCCTCAACCCCCTCCAGATAGACCATTCAGCCCTGCGTCACCTGCAGCATTTGAGCGGTCAATTGGCCATGTAA
- a CDS encoding TPM domain-containing protein, whose translation MNHFLPRPLLRSLFAVCLAVMTWAIAPAAFAVNNPELLPDYETPVVDLANFLPQLQEENLVTDLNNFEAETGWKMRVLTQFDRSPGRAVKEYWGLDDKSILLVADGRGGNLLAFSIGDDVYELMPRTFWIELQTRFGNMYYVREHGENQAIADALETVKTCVTKEGGCIVVPGLPREQWLLTLISSVVGGVICGFAAIPRKEGQAFAWQWALIMSPLWGILFLAFGVGPVVTRTSDWLPLLRNILGFMMGAIVAFIAPMFNQPNPSESES comes from the coding sequence ATGAATCATTTCTTGCCTCGTCCCCTGCTCCGTAGTCTTTTCGCGGTCTGTTTGGCGGTGATGACCTGGGCGATCGCCCCCGCTGCCTTCGCCGTTAACAACCCTGAACTGCTCCCCGATTACGAAACGCCGGTCGTGGATTTGGCGAACTTCCTCCCCCAGCTCCAGGAAGAAAATCTCGTGACGGATCTGAACAATTTTGAAGCAGAAACGGGCTGGAAAATGCGCGTCTTGACCCAATTTGACCGCAGTCCCGGACGGGCCGTGAAAGAGTATTGGGGCCTTGATGATAAAAGTATCTTGCTCGTTGCCGATGGTCGGGGGGGCAACCTATTGGCCTTTAGCATTGGTGACGATGTGTATGAACTGATGCCCCGCACCTTCTGGATCGAACTCCAGACCCGCTTCGGCAATATGTATTACGTCCGTGAGCATGGCGAAAATCAGGCGATCGCCGATGCCCTAGAAACTGTCAAAACCTGTGTTACCAAAGAAGGTGGTTGTATCGTTGTGCCTGGCTTACCCCGTGAACAGTGGCTACTCACCCTCATTAGTTCCGTGGTTGGGGGTGTTATCTGTGGTTTTGCCGCCATTCCCCGCAAAGAAGGTCAAGCCTTTGCTTGGCAGTGGGCCTTAATCATGTCTCCCCTCTGGGGCATCCTGTTCCTCGCCTTTGGTGTTGGCCCCGTTGTCACCCGCACCTCCGACTGGTTACCCCTATTGCGCAATATTCTCGGCTTCATGATGGGGGCGATCGTGGCGTTCATTGCGCCGATGTTTAATCAACCAAATCCTTCTGAATCCGAATCTTAA
- a CDS encoding ribonucleotide-diphosphate reductase subunit beta produces the protein MPQTLLNQMPINPIFNPDGNDDIAHRSIWFGETTNLMQLNDVRYPWAVGLYQQMRENFWIPQKLDITQDVTDYHNLTDSERRAFDGILSYLTFLDSVQTCNLPHIKSSITAPEISLCIAEQISQEGMHNQSYQYMIETIIPSDRRTAVYDFWRTDKVLRDRCEYIASNYQRYIDNPTPENYFTTLVADYLLEGLYFYNGFVFFYNLASRMLMPGSADIFKMINRDELSHVRLFQKLIPEAMATFDHSVDHIYEMVERAVQYECQWTNHIVGNDILGITEQSTEIYTKYLANIRLQAIGLEPLYKGDQYKKSPYRHLERFSDTKKEGNTKANFFEAGVTSYVMSSGITGWDEF, from the coding sequence ATGCCACAAACACTACTTAACCAGATGCCTATAAATCCCATCTTTAATCCAGATGGGAATGACGATATCGCTCACCGTTCCATTTGGTTCGGGGAAACCACCAACCTGATGCAGCTAAACGATGTCCGCTACCCTTGGGCAGTGGGACTGTACCAACAAATGCGGGAAAATTTTTGGATTCCCCAAAAGCTCGACATTACCCAGGATGTCACCGATTACCACAACCTGACGGACTCGGAACGCCGTGCCTTTGACGGGATCCTTAGCTACCTGACCTTCCTCGATTCTGTCCAAACCTGCAATCTTCCCCACATCAAAAGCTCAATTACGGCCCCAGAGATCAGCCTCTGTATTGCCGAGCAGATCTCCCAGGAGGGGATGCATAACCAGTCCTATCAATACATGATTGAGACGATTATCCCTAGCGACCGCCGCACTGCCGTCTATGATTTTTGGCGCACGGATAAAGTTTTACGCGATCGCTGTGAGTACATTGCCAGCAACTACCAACGCTACATCGACAATCCCACCCCAGAAAATTATTTCACGACCCTCGTCGCTGATTACCTCCTAGAGGGACTGTATTTTTACAATGGCTTTGTGTTCTTCTATAACCTCGCCTCACGGATGTTGATGCCTGGTTCTGCGGATATCTTTAAAATGATTAACCGGGATGAACTCAGCCACGTGCGCTTATTCCAAAAGCTGATCCCAGAAGCCATGGCCACCTTTGATCATTCCGTTGACCATATTTATGAAATGGTGGAACGGGCTGTACAGTACGAATGTCAGTGGACAAACCACATTGTCGGCAACGATATCCTCGGCATTACAGAACAAAGCACCGAGATTTACACCAAATATTTAGCGAATATTCGTCTACAAGCCATTGGCCTTGAACCGTTATACAAAGGGGATCAATACAAGAAAAGTCCCTACCGTCACCTCGAACGGTTCTCGGATACGAAAAAAGAAGGCAATACCAAAGCTAACTTCTTTGAGGCCGGGGTTACCAGCTACGTGATGTCATCGGGGATTACGGGTTGGGATGAGTTTTAA
- a CDS encoding STAS domain-containing protein: MTVSLRGTYEVIDNKYQIFRLTGLLDAFSEPVFSTAIKSRINEGPHDIILSLAQIDFVDSSGIGALVQLVKHTQNAGGTMQVVTNPRVTQTVKLVRLEKFLSLRNSIDEAIAHLEEKK, from the coding sequence CTGACTGTAAGTTTGAGAGGAACTTACGAAGTCATTGACAACAAATATCAAATTTTCCGCTTAACTGGGTTATTGGATGCCTTTTCCGAACCTGTGTTTAGTACCGCCATCAAAAGCCGGATTAATGAAGGCCCCCACGATATTATCCTCTCCCTAGCCCAAATTGATTTTGTGGATAGCTCTGGTATCGGTGCCCTGGTGCAGTTGGTCAAACACACCCAAAATGCTGGGGGAACGATGCAAGTGGTAACCAATCCACGGGTAACCCAAACGGTAAAGTTAGTTCGCCTAGAGAAGTTTTTGTCTCTGCGGAACTCCATTGATGAGGCGATCGCCCACCTAGAAGAGAAAAAATAG
- a CDS encoding Mini-ribonuclease 3, with product MFVPDIAADQLRQLSPASLAYVGDAVYELYNRCNFLLPPCRIADYHGKVVAEVRAETQAQYLTLLEPYLSEPEQDIVRRGRNSATGKPRRLSLAVYRQATGFEALVGYLYLTNPQRLAELFTYLPQERSGV from the coding sequence TTGTTTGTCCCTGACATTGCCGCTGATCAGCTCCGACAATTGTCCCCCGCGTCCTTAGCCTATGTGGGGGATGCTGTTTATGAACTCTATAACCGCTGTAATTTTTTGTTGCCCCCCTGTCGCATTGCGGATTACCACGGTAAGGTGGTGGCGGAGGTGCGGGCAGAAACCCAAGCCCAATATCTCACCCTCCTTGAACCCTATTTAAGTGAGCCAGAACAGGACATTGTCCGCCGGGGACGCAATTCAGCAACGGGAAAACCGAGGCGTCTCAGCTTAGCCGTTTATCGGCAGGCCACTGGTTTTGAAGCCCTGGTCGGGTATCTCTATCTCACGAACCCGCAGCGTTTGGCAGAATTATTTACCTATTTACCCCAAGAACGGTCTGGGGTCTGA
- the rlmB gene encoding 23S rRNA (guanosine(2251)-2'-O)-methyltransferase RlmB, with protein sequence MEDRPKPQRSQSSEFPSQEALELTPQTAPGEVPEEVTTEEDNDLIYGKHAVLSVLESERPLNRIWVTSRLRHANRFHTLLQAAKNQGTVIDEVSMSRLDYLTNRGVHQGIAVQTAPYEYMDLPDLIEQAKAKTESPVVVIADGITDPHNLGAIIRTAEAIGAQGMIIPQRRAVGVTSTVMKVAAGALEHFPVAQVVNLSRAMEELKEAGFWIYGTAAGTSKALHNIKFEGAIGLVIGSEGQGLSLLTQKHCDELVAIPMTGKTPSLNASVAAAIALYEVYRQKLVRQVQITLPDTP encoded by the coding sequence ATCGAAGACCGCCCCAAACCCCAGCGGAGTCAATCGTCAGAGTTCCCTTCCCAAGAGGCTCTTGAACTCACTCCCCAAACCGCCCCAGGGGAAGTCCCAGAAGAGGTCACCACAGAAGAAGATAATGACCTCATCTACGGCAAGCATGCGGTGTTATCGGTGCTTGAGAGCGAACGTCCCCTCAACCGAATTTGGGTGACCTCTCGCCTGCGCCACGCCAATCGTTTCCATACCCTCCTCCAGGCCGCCAAAAACCAAGGCACAGTCATCGACGAAGTGAGTATGTCTCGCCTAGACTACTTGACCAATCGGGGTGTCCACCAAGGGATCGCTGTGCAGACTGCTCCCTATGAATATATGGATTTGCCGGACCTCATTGAACAGGCCAAGGCCAAAACAGAATCCCCCGTAGTTGTGATCGCCGACGGCATCACCGATCCCCATAATTTAGGGGCAATTATTCGTACAGCTGAAGCCATTGGCGCCCAAGGAATGATTATTCCCCAACGGCGGGCGGTGGGGGTGACCTCGACGGTGATGAAAGTAGCCGCCGGTGCCCTAGAACATTTCCCCGTCGCACAGGTGGTCAATCTTAGTCGGGCCATGGAAGAACTCAAGGAAGCCGGTTTCTGGATTTATGGCACCGCCGCAGGAACCAGTAAAGCCTTACACAATATTAAATTTGAAGGTGCGATAGGATTAGTTATCGGTTCGGAAGGACAAGGTCTTAGTTTGTTGACGCAAAAGCATTGTGATGAACTGGTTGCAATTCCGATGACGGGGAAAACCCCTAGCCTAAACGCTTCCGTCGCTGCGGCGATCGCCTTATATGAAGTGTACCGACAAAAGCTTGTACGCCAGGTGCAAATTACCCTCCCGGATACCCCCTAA
- a CDS encoding DUF1816 domain-containing protein, with amino-acid sequence MKELLLKLFETIGRAYWLEITTEQPECTYYFGPYLSRKEAIAAQAGFLEDLTNEGAQNIEVNLQRCRTPKELTIFDDSESKKTLMPIFSFSH; translated from the coding sequence ATGAAAGAACTTTTGCTCAAGCTCTTCGAGACCATTGGCCGCGCCTATTGGCTTGAAATTACCACTGAGCAACCGGAGTGTACCTACTACTTTGGTCCTTACCTCAGTCGCAAAGAGGCGATCGCCGCCCAAGCAGGCTTCCTCGAAGACCTCACCAATGAAGGAGCCCAAAACATCGAAGTGAACCTACAACGGTGTCGTACCCCCAAAGAGCTCACCATTTTCGATGACTCCGAGTCAAAAAAAACTCTGATGCCCATCTTTAGCTTTAGCCATTAG
- the glyQ gene encoding glycine--tRNA ligase subunit alpha: MSLNFQEIIATLNQFWRDRGCLIAQPYDTEKGAGTMNHHTFLRAIGPEPWSVAYVEPCRRPTDGRYGENPNRVQHYFQYQVIIKPSPDNIQEIYLDSLKALGIQPEDHDIRFVEDNWESPTLGAWGVGWEVWLDGMEITQFTYFQQCGGLDCRPVCIEITYGLERLAMYLQEVDAITKIRWNETTSYGDIFLQSEIEQCTYNFEASNPEMLFQLFSLYEAEAQQLIEKGLVMPSLDYVLKCSHTFNLLDARGVIAVAERTRYIGRIRHMARQVAHLYLAQREELGFPLQKAIA; this comes from the coding sequence GTGTCGTTAAATTTTCAAGAAATCATCGCCACCCTCAATCAATTTTGGCGGGATCGTGGTTGTCTAATTGCCCAGCCCTACGACACCGAAAAAGGGGCCGGCACCATGAACCACCATACTTTTTTGCGGGCGATTGGCCCTGAGCCTTGGTCCGTTGCCTATGTCGAACCTTGCCGTCGTCCCACCGATGGCCGCTACGGTGAAAATCCCAACCGGGTGCAGCACTACTTCCAGTACCAGGTGATCATTAAACCGTCACCGGACAATATCCAAGAGATCTATTTAGACTCCCTCAAAGCCTTGGGGATTCAACCAGAAGACCACGATATCCGCTTTGTGGAAGATAACTGGGAATCACCAACCCTCGGTGCCTGGGGTGTGGGCTGGGAAGTGTGGCTTGATGGCATGGAAATCACCCAATTCACTTACTTCCAGCAATGTGGTGGCCTCGATTGTCGTCCGGTTTGTATTGAAATTACCTATGGCCTAGAACGCTTGGCGATGTACCTCCAGGAAGTGGATGCGATCACCAAGATTCGCTGGAATGAGACCACCAGCTATGGGGATATTTTCCTGCAAAGTGAAATTGAACAATGTACCTACAATTTCGAAGCGTCTAATCCGGAAATGTTGTTCCAGCTATTTTCGCTCTACGAAGCAGAAGCCCAACAACTGATCGAAAAAGGGCTGGTGATGCCGAGCCTCGATTATGTGCTGAAATGTTCCCACACGTTTAATTTGCTCGATGCGCGCGGGGTCATTGCCGTGGCCGAACGCACCCGCTACATTGGGCGAATTCGTCACATGGCCCGTCAGGTCGCCCACCTCTACCTTGCCCAACGGGAAGAATTGGGCTTTCCGTTACAAAAGGCGATCGCCTAA
- a CDS encoding fructosamine kinase family protein codes for MRTSLGAIAEHIAATTGQPFTLEQQRSVGGGCINQGYCLAGSGQRYFVKLNRPNQTAMFAAEALALQQMDATQTIRVPRPICWGETESNSYIVLEWIDLGGGSGDAWQAMGRHLAALHRQGTAEKFGWDRPNTIGSTPQMNDWQSDWAEFWAEQRLGYQLRLARRKGGDFPEPQRIIDGVHRILRDHRPQPSLVHGDLWSGNAAVTAQGEPIIFDPAAYYGDREVDIAMTELFGGFPGRFYQGYNEAWPLDSGYGDRRDLYNLYHVLNHFNLFGGGYGNQAKRIIQQLF; via the coding sequence ATGCGTACTTCCCTAGGGGCCATTGCCGAGCACATTGCGGCAACCACTGGCCAACCGTTTACCCTCGAACAGCAGCGTTCTGTGGGGGGCGGCTGCATTAACCAGGGCTACTGTCTAGCCGGCTCTGGCCAGCGGTACTTTGTAAAGCTAAATCGCCCGAATCAAACGGCCATGTTCGCCGCAGAAGCCTTGGCTCTCCAGCAAATGGACGCCACCCAAACCATCCGTGTTCCCCGGCCGATCTGTTGGGGGGAAACCGAGAGTAATAGTTATATCGTCCTGGAATGGATCGACCTCGGTGGTGGCAGTGGTGATGCTTGGCAAGCAATGGGCCGTCACCTCGCAGCACTCCATCGTCAGGGCACGGCAGAAAAATTTGGCTGGGATCGCCCCAACACCATTGGCTCTACCCCCCAAATGAACGACTGGCAAAGCGATTGGGCGGAGTTTTGGGCGGAACAGCGCCTTGGTTATCAACTGCGTTTGGCTAGACGAAAGGGGGGAGATTTTCCGGAGCCACAGCGGATCATCGACGGGGTGCACAGAATTTTGCGGGATCATCGACCCCAGCCTTCCCTCGTCCACGGGGATCTTTGGTCAGGGAATGCCGCAGTGACCGCCCAGGGGGAACCGATTATTTTTGATCCGGCGGCCTACTATGGCGATCGCGAAGTGGATATTGCGATGACAGAGCTATTTGGTGGTTTTCCGGGACGCTTTTACCAGGGCTATAACGAGGCTTGGCCCCTGGATTCTGGCTATGGCGATCGCCGCGATTTGTACAACCTCTACCATGTGCTCAATCACTTTAATTTATTTGGTGGGGGCTACGGCAACCAGGCTAAGCGAATTATTCAGCAGCTTTTTTAA
- a CDS encoding TIGR04282 family arsenosugar biosynthesis glycosyltransferase has translation MARGTPGALGRGGAVLWAAPRLSVMGNQAAHLIIFTRYPVPGQTKTRLIPALGAAGAATLQRHLTEHTLKTVEVLENAAISIYFSGGTTTQMNAWLGEQWHYQAQQGQDLGDRLIHAFQTSEQQGYAKTVVIGIDCPGITGEILAAAFDKLNSAEVVLGPAVDGGYYLIGLRQNVSGLFTDMPWGTAQVFSETQTRCQQLNLRLALLPILQDIDEPADLRVWDNFKNNLKKAAE, from the coding sequence ATGGCAAGGGGAACCCCAGGGGCCTTGGGGCGCGGTGGTGCCGTTCTATGGGCAGCACCCCGTTTATCAGTGATGGGTAACCAGGCCGCTCATTTGATTATTTTCACCCGCTATCCGGTGCCGGGCCAGACCAAGACCCGGTTAATCCCTGCTTTGGGGGCGGCGGGGGCCGCAACGTTACAACGCCACCTCACGGAACATACCCTAAAAACCGTAGAAGTCTTGGAAAATGCCGCTATTTCTATTTATTTTTCCGGTGGCACAACGACCCAGATGAACGCCTGGCTGGGGGAGCAGTGGCATTACCAAGCGCAACAGGGCCAAGATTTAGGCGATCGCCTGATTCACGCTTTTCAAACCAGTGAACAACAGGGTTACGCCAAAACCGTGGTGATTGGCATCGATTGCCCAGGGATTACGGGTGAAATTCTCGCAGCGGCCTTTGACAAACTAAATTCTGCTGAAGTCGTCCTTGGCCCAGCGGTGGACGGTGGTTATTATCTGATTGGTCTGCGCCAGAATGTCTCTGGGCTGTTTACCGACATGCCCTGGGGGACGGCTCAAGTTTTCTCTGAAACCCAGACCCGCTGTCAGCAGTTAAATTTGCGCCTCGCGTTACTGCCGATACTCCAGGACATTGACGAGCCAGCGGATCTCAGGGTTTGGGACAACTTCAAAAATAACCTTAAAAAAGCTGCTGAATAA
- the tsaB gene encoding tRNA (adenosine(37)-N6)-threonylcarbamoyltransferase complex dimerization subunit type 1 TsaB: MKSLVICGNLQAVMAIAPEPSLGLALHTTTPQLGLSLRHLTTGEQRTALWDLGRDLSAQLHCYLQEFIQPHAWQDIAFLGVAKGPGGFTGTRLGVVTARTLAQQLNIPLYGISTLAAIAFQGRENRLDQTVAVALPARRGAVFGAIYQITATGAIALVPDQLFTPTAWADCQSNFPDLQVLDPPEAIGETVTEVLSLAQSQWQGEPQGPWGAVVPFYGQHPVYQ; encoded by the coding sequence ATGAAAAGTCTTGTTATTTGTGGCAATCTACAGGCAGTTATGGCGATCGCACCGGAGCCCTCCTTGGGTTTAGCACTCCACACCACGACCCCCCAGTTAGGGCTGAGTTTGCGGCATCTGACCACGGGGGAACAACGTACCGCCCTGTGGGATCTGGGTCGGGATTTATCGGCGCAACTCCACTGCTATCTCCAGGAATTTATCCAGCCCCATGCTTGGCAAGACATCGCATTTTTAGGAGTGGCGAAGGGGCCTGGGGGCTTTACAGGTACCCGCTTGGGGGTTGTCACAGCCCGCACCCTCGCCCAACAGTTAAACATTCCCCTCTATGGCATTTCGACTTTAGCGGCGATCGCCTTTCAGGGCCGGGAAAATCGTCTGGATCAAACGGTCGCCGTTGCTTTGCCCGCGCGACGGGGGGCGGTATTTGGGGCCATTTATCAAATCACGGCGACAGGGGCGATCGCCCTGGTGCCGGATCAGTTATTTACCCCCACGGCCTGGGCGGATTGTCAGAGCAATTTTCCTGATTTACAGGTGCTTGATCCCCCAGAAGCAATTGGCGAGACTGTCACCGAAGTTTTGAGCCTCGCCCAATCCCAATGGCAAGGGGAACCCCAGGGGCCTTGGGGCGCGGTGGTGCCGTTCTATGGGCAGCACCCCGTTTATCAGTGA
- the rpsN gene encoding 30S ribosomal protein S14 — protein sequence MAKKSMIERDRKRARMVAKYAAKRAALKEAFNNAADPLEKLEIHRKIQNLPRNSSPTRMRNRCQITGRPRSYYRDFGLCRNVLRDWAHQGLLPGVVKSSW from the coding sequence ATGGCCAAGAAATCAATGATTGAGCGCGACAGAAAACGTGCTCGCATGGTGGCAAAATACGCCGCAAAAAGAGCTGCCCTTAAGGAAGCTTTCAACAACGCGGCTGATCCCCTCGAAAAGCTCGAAATCCACCGCAAAATTCAAAATCTCCCCCGCAACAGCTCGCCGACTCGGATGCGTAACCGTTGCCAAATTACCGGCAGACCCCGCAGCTACTACCGTGACTTCGGTCTGTGCCGTAACGTCCTCCGGGATTGGGCTCACCAAGGTTTACTCCCCGGTGTGGTTAAATCCAGCTGGTAG